One Streptomyces sp. NBC_00102 DNA segment encodes these proteins:
- a CDS encoding HpcH/HpaI aldolase/citrate lyase family protein encodes MRHFGHISPAARQGLFFQEPCEFDAHAPARVLSAALGATLYAPATRPRLADDVVKQAARGVISMVLCLEDSIADTEVEGAEKNLVKQFADLAERDPAIPLLFIRVREPEQITDLVNRLGASVRLLSGFVLPKFTEQRGELFLAALTRAQSASGQRLFAMPVLESPELLHLETRTETLQGIARVVGTHREHILALRLGVTDFCSAYGLRRSSDMTAYDVQIVSAVIADVVNVLGRADGTGFTITGPVWEYFRNQERMFKPQLRRSPFQEGRAEKLRTALIEHDLDGLLREIELDRANGLLGKTCIHPSHVDPVHALSVVSHEEFSDAQDILRPERDAGGVLRSAYTNKMNEVKPHRAWAERTLLRAEVFGVANEDIGFVDLLAAAGAK; translated from the coding sequence ATGCGTCATTTCGGGCACATCTCGCCTGCTGCCCGGCAGGGACTGTTCTTCCAGGAACCATGCGAATTCGACGCACACGCGCCGGCCCGCGTGCTCTCGGCCGCGCTGGGCGCGACTCTCTACGCCCCGGCCACCCGCCCCAGGCTCGCGGACGACGTGGTGAAGCAGGCCGCGCGCGGCGTGATCTCCATGGTCCTCTGCCTGGAGGACTCGATCGCCGACACCGAGGTGGAAGGCGCCGAGAAGAACCTGGTCAAGCAGTTCGCCGACCTCGCCGAGCGGGACCCGGCGATTCCGCTCCTCTTCATCCGGGTCCGCGAACCCGAACAGATCACCGACCTGGTGAACCGTCTCGGCGCCTCGGTCCGGCTGCTCTCCGGCTTCGTCCTGCCGAAATTCACCGAACAGCGCGGAGAACTCTTCCTGGCGGCACTCACCCGAGCGCAGTCGGCCTCCGGACAACGGCTCTTCGCCATGCCCGTACTCGAATCTCCGGAACTGCTCCACCTGGAAACCCGCACCGAAACACTCCAGGGAATCGCGCGTGTCGTCGGCACCCACCGCGAGCACATTCTCGCGCTGCGGCTCGGAGTGACCGACTTCTGCTCCGCCTACGGGCTGCGGAGATCCTCCGACATGACCGCGTACGACGTGCAGATCGTCAGCGCCGTCATTGCCGACGTGGTCAACGTCCTCGGACGCGCCGACGGCACCGGATTCACGATCACCGGCCCCGTCTGGGAGTACTTCCGCAATCAGGAACGCATGTTCAAGCCGCAGCTGCGCCGCAGCCCCTTCCAGGAGGGCAGGGCGGAGAAACTGCGCACCGCGCTCATCGAGCACGACCTGGACGGGCTGCTCCGGGAAATCGAACTCGACCGGGCCAACGGACTTCTCGGCAAAACCTGCATCCACCCCTCCCACGTGGACCCCGTGCACGCGCTCTCGGTCGTCAGCCACGAGGAATTCAGCGACGCCCAGGACATCCTGCGGCCCGAGCGCGACGCCGGCGGAGTGCTGCGTTCCGCGTATACGAACAAGATGAATGAAGTGAAACCGCACCGGGCGTGGGCCGAGCGCACTCTCCTGCGCGCCGAGGTCTTCGGCGTCGCGAACGAGGACATCGGCTTCGTGGACCTGCTGGCCGCGGCCGGAGCGAAATGA
- a CDS encoding TerD family protein codes for MTGMTQGMLKGSNVPLDATAVRAVLRWTPGAGVPDVDASALLLDSSGRVRSDEDFVFYNQPRHPDGQVRHLPKRSVADGLTDTIEADLAALDPSVDRVVIAASSDGASFGSVHDLRISLYDTTAADGAPLAVFEVRPETGEETAVICGELYRRGDGWKFRAVGQGYPTGLIGLATDFGISVDDGEQPEPEEERESPEAAPGRPAPEPASDLTVPQPQPGYGYPQPASTGYGYPQPATAAPAYGYPQPTAAPAGYGYPQPASTGYGYPQPATSAPAYGYPQPAAAAAPAPDPHFVLPPQGPQFVRS; via the coding sequence ATGACGGGCATGACGCAAGGGATGCTGAAGGGTTCGAACGTCCCCCTCGATGCCACGGCCGTACGGGCCGTGCTGCGCTGGACTCCTGGGGCCGGGGTCCCGGACGTGGACGCCTCCGCCCTGCTGCTGGACTCCTCGGGGCGGGTGCGCTCCGACGAGGACTTCGTCTTCTACAACCAGCCCCGGCATCCGGACGGCCAGGTGCGGCACCTGCCGAAGCGCAGCGTCGCCGACGGGCTGACGGACACGATCGAGGCGGATCTGGCGGCGCTGGACCCCTCGGTGGACCGGGTCGTGATCGCCGCCTCCTCGGACGGCGCGAGCTTCGGAAGCGTCCACGACCTGCGGATATCGCTGTACGACACCACGGCCGCGGACGGCGCGCCGCTGGCCGTGTTCGAGGTCCGGCCCGAGACCGGTGAGGAGACCGCGGTCATCTGCGGCGAGCTCTACCGGCGCGGGGACGGCTGGAAGTTCCGTGCGGTCGGCCAGGGCTATCCGACCGGGCTGATCGGGCTGGCGACGGACTTCGGCATCTCGGTGGACGACGGGGAGCAGCCCGAGCCGGAGGAGGAGCGGGAGAGCCCGGAGGCCGCGCCCGGCCGCCCCGCGCCCGAGCCCGCTTCCGACCTCACCGTCCCCCAGCCGCAGCCCGGGTACGGCTACCCGCAACCGGCCTCCACCGGCTACGGCTATCCCCAGCCCGCCACCGCCGCACCGGCCTACGGCTACCCGCAGCCCACCGCCGCGCCGGCCGGGTACGGCTACCCCCAGCCCGCCTCCACCGGGTACGGCTACCCCCAGCCCGCGACGAGCGCGCCCGCGTACGGGTATCCGCAGCCGGCGGCGGCCGCCGCCCCGGCACCGGACCCGCATTTCGTCCTGCCGCCTCAGGGCCCGCAGTTCGTCCGGTCCTGA
- a CDS encoding Tellurium resistance — translation MGFFDGLWPARTAQFESGNAATNSIVLTRRNATVSLNKQGALTGNLRVNLSWRMRSSDIEGRSGQGSLFRNPLKLFQPEIVQAHTQGMVNVDLDLGCMYELSDGTRGVVQPLGNLIGDLNDPPYIRLSGDDRFGAPSGETVYVNMDHRDKIKRLLFFVYIYDQTPAFDRTHAMVTLYPGNGPRIEIELDERAPQARSCAVFTVENVKEELIVRREVKFVYGFQSELDRLYGFGMQWGRGYKSRA, via the coding sequence ATGGGCTTCTTCGACGGCCTGTGGCCGGCACGCACGGCACAGTTCGAGTCCGGCAACGCGGCGACCAACTCGATCGTGCTGACACGGCGCAACGCCACCGTCTCGCTGAACAAACAGGGAGCGCTCACCGGGAACCTCCGGGTCAACCTCTCCTGGCGGATGCGGTCCTCCGACATCGAGGGCCGTTCCGGACAGGGCAGTCTGTTCCGGAACCCGCTGAAGCTCTTCCAGCCGGAGATCGTGCAGGCCCACACCCAGGGCATGGTCAACGTCGACCTCGACCTCGGGTGCATGTACGAGCTCAGCGACGGCACCAGGGGCGTGGTCCAGCCCCTCGGCAATCTCATCGGGGACCTGAACGACCCGCCGTACATCCGGCTCAGCGGGGACGACCGCTTCGGCGCGCCCTCGGGTGAGACGGTCTACGTCAACATGGACCACCGCGACAAGATCAAACGCCTGCTGTTCTTCGTCTACATCTACGACCAGACGCCGGCGTTCGACCGTACCCACGCGATGGTCACGCTCTACCCGGGCAACGGCCCGCGGATCGAGATCGAGCTGGACGAACGCGCGCCGCAGGCCCGCTCCTGTGCCGTGTTCACCGTGGAGAACGTCAAGGAGGAGCTGATCGTGCGCCGAGAGGTCAAGTTCGTCTACGGGTTCCAGTCGGAGCTCGACCGGCTCTACGGCTTCGGCATGCAGTGGGGCCGCGGCTACAAGTCGCGTGCCTGA
- a CDS encoding DUF475 domain-containing protein: MLLKTFGWSIAITALGLVAAAFYGGWQAFGVVAILAVLEISLSFDNAVINAGILKKMSAFWQKIFLTIGVLIAVFGMRLVFPVVIVAISAKLGPIEAIDLSFNDPDRYKQLVTDAHPSIAAFGGMFLLMIFLDFIFEDRDIQWLRWIERPLAKLGKVDMLSVCVALIVLLISSLTVATHAHQHGGAHADKTSTVLLAGVAGLITYLVVGGLSGFFENKLEEEEEREHEAEEEARKSGKSAAAPVVLAGKAAFFMFLYLEVLDASFSFDGVIGAFAITNEIVLMALGLGIGAMYVRSLTVYLVRQGTLDDYVYLEHGAHYAIGALSVILLVTIRYEINEIITGLVGVVLIAWSFWSSVRRNKALEAAGGDDSELVDAGGGGVR; this comes from the coding sequence GTGCTTCTGAAAACCTTCGGCTGGTCGATCGCGATCACCGCGCTCGGTCTGGTCGCAGCGGCGTTCTACGGGGGGTGGCAGGCTTTCGGCGTCGTCGCGATCCTGGCGGTCCTGGAGATCTCGCTGTCCTTCGACAACGCGGTGATCAACGCCGGAATCCTGAAGAAGATGTCCGCCTTCTGGCAGAAGATCTTCCTCACGATCGGTGTGCTCATCGCCGTCTTCGGTATGCGACTGGTCTTCCCCGTCGTGATCGTGGCGATCAGCGCCAAACTCGGCCCCATCGAGGCCATCGACCTGTCGTTCAACGACCCGGACCGGTACAAGCAGCTGGTCACCGACGCGCATCCGTCGATCGCGGCCTTCGGTGGCATGTTCCTGCTCATGATCTTCCTCGACTTCATCTTCGAGGACCGGGACATCCAGTGGCTCCGGTGGATCGAGCGCCCGCTCGCCAAGCTCGGCAAGGTCGACATGCTGTCGGTCTGCGTCGCGCTGATCGTCCTGCTGATCTCGTCCCTGACCGTCGCCACCCACGCCCACCAGCACGGTGGCGCCCACGCCGACAAGACGTCCACGGTGCTGCTCGCGGGCGTCGCCGGACTGATCACCTACCTCGTCGTCGGTGGGCTCTCGGGCTTCTTCGAGAACAAGCTCGAAGAAGAGGAGGAGCGTGAGCACGAGGCGGAGGAGGAAGCCCGGAAGTCCGGCAAGTCCGCCGCCGCCCCGGTCGTCCTGGCCGGCAAGGCCGCGTTCTTCATGTTCCTCTACCTGGAGGTCCTGGACGCGTCCTTCTCGTTCGACGGTGTCATCGGCGCCTTCGCCATCACCAACGAGATCGTGCTGATGGCCCTCGGCCTCGGCATCGGCGCCATGTACGTCCGTTCGCTCACGGTCTACCTCGTGCGCCAGGGCACCCTGGACGACTACGTCTACCTGGAGCACGGCGCCCACTACGCCATCGGCGCCCTCTCCGTCATCCTGCTCGTCACCATCCGGTACGAGATCAACGAGATCATCACCGGCCTGGTCGGCGTGGTGCTGATCGCCTGGTCCTTCTGGTCGTCGGTGCGGCGCAACAAGGCGCTCGAAGCGGCCGGCGGGGACGACAGCGAACTGGTCGACGCCGGCGGCGGCGGAGTGCGCTGA